The sequence AACTATACGCCTTTGTTGCAACACATCCCAATGTCTCTTCACTGGCACCATATATCCAGCTCCACGGTCTGGACATATGGCAAAACATAAAATTCCTTTTTATCTATCCTGGAGGTCTCAATACCGTTTTTTGGTTTGCCCATCACACGGGCAAAATGATTGTTGTATAAACATTAAAACACATTGCAAAATCTGAACCGATTGACCCCCGTCATATTGTCACTTTTTTATTTTATTTTCCTGCAATTACAGAAAGTTGTCAAGCAATATTATGACCAAACAATTAAATTGCGATTAATAAATAATAAATATGACTAATGGCTTGACATACTCCTTCGAACATGAAAATTAGAACATTCTTTTTTATTCCGGATTCGCATCAGCGTGAAGGCTGATCGAATCCGGATTGAGTGGGCGACGGCATGGCGGGGATGTTCAGATTTGGATGGGCTGTGAGCTTTGCAGGCCGTAATCGTACTGAACGTACGATGGAGGATCGCAAGGCGAAGCAGACCGCCGAAGATGGACATCCCCGCCATGCCGTCGCCCGACCAAGTGAAAATCTGAAAAGAAATGCATCTACAAATCTTGCATCTGTTAACTTTTTTCCTTTTAAAGATAACTGCGTAATGGTAAAATATCTCCTTTAAAATCAGCACATTTTATGGTAATGTGTTTTCTTGCGGAGTTTACTATGGTTGGTATTGATATAATTGAAGTTATACGAATGAAAAACATAATTGACAGGCACGGCGACAGATTCCTTAATAAGGTATTCACCGATGACGAGATTCGATACGCCGGCAGCAAACACAGGATCTCCGAGTCGCTTGCCGGACGGTTTGCCGCCAAAGAGGCGTTTATAAAAGCTATCGGCAGAAAGGTGCCCTGGAAAAGCATTAACGTTTTGCAGTCCCAGGGGAAACCGTACATCGAATACCTCGGGGAACGATATGATGGGGTAAGTATTTCACATGAACGGGCATATGCAGTATCAGTAGTGGTAATCTGATAAGGGAGTAAATATATGAAAGTGCTGACGCCTGAACGGATGGCAAAATATGATGAGTATGCAATAAAAACCTGGGGCATTCCCTCGGCAGTGCTTATGGAAAATGCAGGCCGTAATATGTACAGACTTATGAAAGAGCGCTACCTTGAGGGTAAACACCGCATTGCTATTTTCTGCGGAAGAGGAAATAACGGCGGTGACGGTTTTGTAATCGCCCGGTATGCACTTGAAGCCGGCTATAATGTCAGAGTTTTTATTCTTTGTAAAAAAAAGGATCTTCAAAGCGATGCTGCTTTAAATATGGGATTATACGCATCAATAGGCGGAAACATTGTTGAGATAGATGATACATTTGCCCTGGTAAAAAGAGGCATACAACATGCCGATATTATTATAGATGCAATTTTCGGAACAGGGCTTTCAAAGCCGGTAACAGGCAGGGAAAAAGCAGTCATAGAACAAATCAACGAATCGGGCAAGCCTGTCATAGCCGTTGATATCCCGTCAGGTATTGACGGAAAGACCGGTGCTCCTCTTGGATGTGCAGTCAGGGCAATTCATACATTCACATTCGCTTACCCGAAAATAGGACAGATACTTTACCCGGGCGCATATCATACCGGCAAATTAACAATAATCGACATATCAATACCATCCTTTATAGAGAAAAAAATAGGCTTTGACGGATATATTATTGACGGAGCAATGTTAAAAAATGCACTGAAAGAAAGAAATCCCTGGTCACACAAAGGAACTTACGGTCATGCAGTTGTAATCGCCGGCTCTCCTGGAAAGACAGGCGCAGCGCATATGGCTTCAATGGCTGCCTTAAAGATAGGTGCAGGCCTTGTCACGCTTATTATTCCTGAAAGCTTGAATAACATAATGGAAGTCAAACTTACAGAGGTAATGACATACCCTGTGGCAGATAATGGTACCGGATGTTTTGCACTCTCTTCCTATGACCGGATAAAAGCTTTTGTGGAAGACAAGGATGTAATAATCATTGGTCCCGGACTTTCTCAGAATCAGGAAACAATGGAGCTTGTAAGAAAACTCTATGTGAATATAGATAAGCCCTTTATCGTTGATGCCGACGGGATAAACGCCTTTCAGGGTTATGTTGGCATTATAGGCAAGGCAAAAAGAAATGCTGTGTTTACCCCTCATCCAGGCGAGCTTGCACGCCTTACCGGGCTTTCAACAAAGGAGATAAATGAGGATAGAATCGGAGCCGGCAGGCAATTCGTCAAAGAAACAGGGATTAACCTTGTTTTAAAGGGCGCCCGGACAGTTGTCTTCAGCGCCACCGGCGACATTTTTATAAATCCTACAGGAAATCCGGCTCTGGCAAAAGGCGGGAGCGGAGACATATTGACCGGCTTCATCGGGGGATGTGCTTCACAGGGTTGTTCCCTTGTGGAATCTTCCATTGCAGGCGTATACCTCCACGGTTATCTGGCAGATGACTGGGTTGTGGCTAGTACGGATATGGACCTCATTGCAGGCGACCTCCTTGCCGGTCTGGGTAAGGCCATACAGGATATACGGGATGGAAGAGAAAGAGTTTATATCGAAAAGTCCCTCTGATACATGGGATATAGGAGAGATACTCGGGAAAATTGCAAAAAAAGGTGACCTCTATACGCTCTACGGTGAGCTTGGCGCAGGAAAGACCCAACTTGTAAAAGGTGTGGCAAGGGGCATCGGGGTAAAAGACTGGCAGTACGTAGTAAGCCCCTCCTTTACAATTATGAATATTTACGAGGGGAACCTTAACCTTTGCCATGTAGACCTTTACAGGATTGATGGGAATGAAGTTGAGGGTTTTGCACTGGAAGAGTTTCTTCAAGAGGGTATAGTTGTGGTAGAATGGGCACAAAGAGCATCATGGCAGGATGGAGTAATCAGGGTAAAAATTGAAGTAGTAAGTGAGGAAGAAAGAAGAATTACAGTAAACAGACCATGAAAGGTTTTGTGTATAGAATAATCTGCGATTGCGAAAGATGGAGGAGGTGTAAATGCTTGTCGTACAAAAGTATGGAGGAACATCAGTTGCAGACATTGAAAGAATAAGTAATGTAGCCAAACGTGTTATTAAATACCGGAAGGAAGGCAACGATATTGTTGTTGTTGTTTCAGCTATGTCCGGTGAAACTGACAAATTGCTCAATCTGGCGAGCAGTATAAGCAAAAACCCTGATGAAAGGGAAGTCGATGTATTAATTTCCACAGGCGAGCAGGTGACATCAGCTCTTCTTGCCATTACATTGAAAGAAATGCTATGCGATGCTGTTTCAATACTCGGCCACCAGGTAAAAATAGTAACAGACTCAAGCTATACCAAGGCAAGGATATCTCGTATTGAAAAGGATCTGATCATGTCTGAGATAGGCAAGGGGAAAGTTATTGTTGTCCCCGGCTTTCAGGGAGTTGATGAAAATGGCAACATTACAACGCTCGGCAGAGGAGGCTCGGATACATCGGCAGTAGCTCTGGCTGCAGCACTGAATGCCGATTTGTGTGAAATTTATACGGATGTTGACGGTGTATACACAACAGACCCGAATATATGCGACCGCGCGAGAAGACTTGACAGGGTATCCTATGAAGAGATGCTTGAGATGGCAAGTCTTGGAGCCAAGGTACTGCAGATAAGATCTGTTGAATTTGCCATGAGATACAATGTGCCAATTCTTGTAAAGTCTTCCTTCACAGACGGTGAGGGAACATTAGTATGTAAGGAGGTGTCGGACATGGAAAAAATGGAAGTTACAGGTGTTACTCATAACAAGAACGAAGTAAAAATAACTGTGAGCAAGGTGCCGGATATGCCGGGAGTAGCATCAAAGGTATTCACCGCCCTCTCTGATGCAAACGTTGTTGTTGATGTGATAGTTCAGAACGTAAGCCGGGATAATTGTACAGACATTACCTTTACGGTTGCAAAGGCCGATGGAAGAAAAGCCTTTAAGCTTATGGAAGAGGTGGCAACAAAAATCGGCGCAGAAAAGGTATCGCTCGACGAAGATATAGCCAAGGTGTCCATTATCGGGCTTGGTATGAGGTCTCACGCCGGGATAGCATCGAAAATGTTCTCTGTCCTTGCAAAAGAGGGAATAAATATTGAGGCAATAACAACATCGGAGATCAAGATCTCCTGTGTAGTAGAAGGGAAATATGGAGAACTCGCTGTGCGGGCTCTTCATAAAGCATTCGGGCTTGATTCCGAACCGGTGGAGGAAAAGCTTGAGGGTTGAATTCTACGATACCACATTACGCGACGGGGCACAGTCGGAAGATATAGCATTCTCTCTGAATGACAAACTCAGGATTTCCGAGAAGCTTGACGAATTCGGGATGCACTATATTGAAGGAGGTTGGCCGGGATCAAACCCTAAAGACCTTCAATACTTCAAAGAGGTTAAGAAGCTTCATCTTAAGAATTCTAAAATAGTAGCCTTCAGCAGTACAATGAAACTCCATTCAGACCCTGACGAAGATGAGATTATAAAGGCTATACTCGATGCAGACACTAAATATGTGACGATAGTCGGGAAAAGCTGGGATCTTCACGTAAAGGATGCACTCAAAGTTACTCTTGATACAAACCTTAAGATGATTGATAAAACAATAAAATATCTGAAAAAGCACGGCAAAACTGTCTTCTTTGATGCAGAGCATTTTTTTGATGGTTACAAAAAAAACAACGTGTATGCAAAAAAGGTCATTAAAACTGCGGAATATGCCGGAGCCGATGCAATTGTCCTGTGTGATACAAACGGCGGGAGTATGCCTTATGAAATTTACGACACAGTCCTGAAGGTACGGAAGACAACGGATATACAACTTGGCATTCATACCCATAACGACACTGAAATGGCTGTTGCAAATACATTGATGGCAGTTAAAGCAGGGTGTTCACATATCCAGGGCACAATCAACGGATATGGAGAACGTTGCGGAAATGCAAACCTCTGTTCTATCATCCCTAACATTATCCTGAAAATGAATCATACAGGGATTCCAAGGGAGAAAGTTACACATTTGAGGGATTTGAGTCTATATGTTGATGAAATGGCAAATTTTAAACCGGATAAACACAAACCCTATGTCGGCAATAGCGCCTTTGCACATAAGGGAGGTATCCATGTCAGCGCAATACGGAAAAATGCCGAAACGTATGAACATATAAAACCGGAGTTGGTAGGCAATACACAGAGAGTCCTTATATCTGATCTTTCCGGAGAAAGCAGCATCCTGTATAAAGCAAAAGAATTTAACATCGATATTGAAAAAGACAGGAAACTGGTCAAAGACGTGGTAAAGAAGGTAAAAGACCTTGAGATGTACGGATATAAATTCGAAGGAGCAGAAGGCTCGCTTGAGCTTCTTATGAAAAAGGCCCTTGGTATTCACAAGAAGTTTTTTGACCTTATCGGTTTTAAGGTAATAATTGACAAAAAGGAAAAGGGGCACCCAGTTTCCGAGGCGACCATCATGGTAAAAGTCGGCGACAGGATAGAACATACTGCAGCACTTGGTAAAGGCCCTGTAAATGCTCTTGATGCTGCTTTGAGGAAAGCATTGTATAAGTTTTATCCCGTACTGAAGGAAATGGAACTGATAGATTATAAGGTAAGGGTATTAACAACACAAAATGGAACCGGCGCAGTAACAAGGGTGCTTATAGAAAGCAGTGACGGGAAACGTACCTGGAGCACCGTTGGTGTATCGGAAAACATTATTGAAGCAAGCTGGCGAGCACTTGTGGACAGCATTGATTATAAACTGCTCATAGATGCTAACGAGTAAGTTCGAGGCACCTGTTTGCCCGAGGGACGAAGGACGTTCAGTCGCTTATGCTCCTTCGGACGCAGGACGTGAAAGCTTTTACGTCCGAGCGTAAGCGGACGTCCCAGCGAACGTAAGTGAGCGAACATCCCACGTTCATACAGGAAGTAAGGAGGGGGTAATATAAGCCCCTTGGTATTGTCAATAGTTGCATGAAAAATTGGTTCGCAAAATGAATATATACAAGCCTCTATAAGACAAAATAAGGGGGAGGCAGAAAATAAAATTGAAAATGAAGAAACTCACCCCCTTCTTTATTCCGGATTCACATAAGCGTATATGTGAATCCGGTTTGAGTGGGCAGCGGCATGTCGGGGATTTTGCAGATGTGGATGGGCTGTGAGATTTGCAGGCCGCAGACGTACTCAATGTACGTCGGAGGATCGCAAGGCGAAGCAGACCGCCGCAGATCAATATCCATCGCAAGGCGAAGCAGACCGCCGCAGATCAATATCCCCGAACATGCTGATGACCGACCAAGAGAAAAGAACTAAAAATACTCAAGAAACAAAACAATATTATGAAAACTTTTGACATAACCAGCCCCTTTAAAAGGAGGAAACGATGAAGAGACTTCTCGATATCCATGATGCAACAAAAGAACTGAACATACTGCGAGCCCTTGAGAACTATAAAAGCCCTTTCGAGATTGTAGGAACATACAGGCTGATTGATGACGGTATCAGGCCTGAAGCAACGGTTATTATAAAAGCAAATAAAAAGCAGATGCATGAAGCTTCAACCGGTGTGGGGCCGGTAGATGCTTTGGCAAATGTATTAAAAATATCACTGTCATCGGTTTTCCCTGCAATCCAGGGCATTAAACTTGTAGATTTTGCTTCAAGAATCCACGACTCAAGATCCGGGACATCTGCAAAGGTTGAAGTTTCCATTATTTTTACCGATGGCAAGGATATCTGGAGCGTCGCGGCAGTTTCCGATAACATCAACAAGGCATCCTTTATGGCACTTATAGACGGGTTTGAATATGCGATCATGTCAAAAAGCAATAATGAATAAAAACCAGTTTCATGTTACAGATTGATGGTTTAAACATCAGCAGAAGAAACATTACCTTGACGATCAGCAATGCAAGAGTTATATTAATACCCGAGTTTTAAAGTATTTTTTTTGGGAGTTTGGAGGTAAATAATCATGCCGATATATGAGTATGAGTGTACAGACTGTGGTAAAAGATTCGAAATATTTCAGAGGATCACAGATAAACCATTATCTAAGTGTAAATTTTGCAAGGGTCCACTCAGTAAACTTATTTCAAGCTGTTCCTTTCGCCTTAAAGGTACAGGCTGGTATGCAACTGATTACAAGAAACCCGTTGATGCTGTAGGGAAAAAGGCAAGCTCAGGAAATGGCGAGGATCATGCCGACACAGTAGAAACAGCTTCAGCAGCTTCAACTGATACAAAGTCTGATGCAAAGTCTGACACAAAATCTGATGCAAAAACTGATACAAAAACCGTGACAAAAACCGAAAGTGCAAGTGCATAACGTTGATGGAGGAAGATGATGAACGTAGGAGATAAAGTAAAGTTTACTTTTGCAAAAAAAACGATGGAAGGACAGGTAGATAAAATATTTGCAAAAGCTGTCTACATAAAAGCCGACTTCCCGAAAGATAAAGGGAAAACAATCAAAAGAAAGATAAAAGATATAAAATCATAGTCGATTTACAGCTCACCATTATTGGTTCACAATAAAAACCTCTGTTTTTAATATAGACTGTGAATAGTGAGTTGATCCTTATGATTTCAAGTAAATATAGCTATAGGATCTCTTTTGAACGCAATTCTCTCTGAATATCGAATATTTTCTTCCCCAGCATATTTTTGAATTGCATGCTTGTATTAATAAACTCTAATGCAACAAATTCCAGGCTTTTAACCCTGGTTTGTTCTTTAGGCTCCCAGGTCCTGATAACAGTAGCGTTTAGATCAAAAACAGTGCCGTCAATAGAAAGTTTTATCTCAATTATTCTCCCTGGTTCAAGTTTTAACTCCCTGTTATGGCTTATTTTTGCTCCACCAATAGAAATATCGATTAGATTAACAGGTTTCCTGTAAATAGATATATCAATACCATTGTTGCTTGTAGAGTCAATCCTGAAAAAGAATCTTAGATTATACGGTTGGGGATTAGCTTTTTTCAAAAGGATAACGGCCGGAGTCTTGTTATCGGCCGATAACTCATAATCATTGGTCAAATTAATGATATTTGCATCAAAACCATAACGCACATCTTCTTTGTTTTCTTTTACAATGTAAGTGAGAACAACAGATTTATTGATCCTGCTTTTCAAAACAGGCGGTTCGGTTTGTGCTATTATCAATTTGTTTTCAATAATATCGAAAATAATAGAATTTCTCACATCACTGATTTCTTTGATGTTATCTGTGTTCATTACAATTTTGACTGGCAGCCCTGGTCTTATGTCCATAATATTATGTTTATTATTAATTACATTTTTACGGAATGGAAACAATAAAAAAATATCTATATATTAAATGAAAGATTCCTGATTATTTCTTTAACATATCTTTTAATGTATCTACAATTCCCATCATAACAATGGGTTTTCGGGACGGATCCAGCCAGTCAAGAATAGATATGATAGTTTCTTCAGACATGGCGATACATCCTGATGTTGGTTTTCTCTTCCCTCTCCAGATATGAAGAAAAATAGCGCTTCCAAGACCTCTTACAACAGGATTTGCATTATACGCTATGACAATTCCATATTTGTACATACTGTCCTTTCTTCTCATATCTTCAAAGGAAGCTGCCTTTGTATGCCCTCTTTTTACTAATTTGTTATAGTCAACTGAATCGGGATCATCTACCCAGACATCGTCTTCTGTTGTCTGAAAATAACGCATTTTTGTATGCATTTCCGGTAAATAACCAAAGGCATATTCCAAGGCGTAGACACCGGAGGGAGTTCTGCCATCCCCTTCCCTCTTTATATCCGGCAATGCAAAACCGTTCCTGCCGATTGATGCATCAATCGGCTTAAGCATTAAATCCCACCGATTGTTACGCCTTTCAAAGGGGTATATTTTAGCTGAAAACAATTCAGGATTATTGCCTACAATTAAGAGTATCTGGTCCGACTCTCCTGCCTTTCTTTCGAAAAGAGTCTTCATCCAGGGCAAAACAGCGGCTTCATTGGTTTTTTCATGGGCAGCGGCAACTGTGGCAAATCCGGACATAAATAATGCAGAGAAAATAGTTGTTAAGAAAACAAGTAAAAGATTCACGTTTCACTGGGAGATGGTGCCGGCAGGACATGCCAGATATGTTCCGCATATTCACGTATAGCTCTGTCGCTTGAGAACTTACCTGAACGTGCAACATTCAGAATGGCCATTTTTGTCCATCGCGCTTCATCCCTATAGGCTTTGCTCACCTCATCCTGACATTGGATATATGATGCATAATCGGCCAGAACAAAATACGTGTCATGCTCTAAAAGCGGATTAATAACCGGGTGAAACAATTGAGGCATATCCGGCGAAAAATATCCCCCCTGAATCTGATCTATAACCTTTTTAAGTTCCAGGTTTTCTTCATAGTATTGACGTGGATTATAGGAGGAGCGCATCGCCACAAGCTCTTCTGTATTGTGCCCGAAGAGAAAGAAATTATCCTTCCCTACTTCTTCCCTGATCTCAACATTAGCCCCGTCAAGGGTTCCGATGGTCAGGGCACCGTTTAAGGTAAATTTCATATTGCCTGTTCCTGATGCCTCATATCCTGCAGTAGAAATCTGCTCGGATAGCTCTGCTGCGGGCATGATTCTCTGGGCAAGGCTAACATCATAATTGGGGACAAAAATGACACGTAATTTGTCGCTCACTACCGGATCGGCTTCACATGCAGCACTTACGTTGTGAATAAGCTTGATAATCAGCTTACAGATAAAATATCCGGGTGCAGATTTACCCGCAAATAGCACAATTCTGGGTGAAAACTTTTTGTCTATTTTCCCTTCCTTTATTCTGTTAAAGATGGTGATAACATGCAAAATATTTAAAAGCTGTCTCTTATACTCGTGGAATCTTTTTATTTGACAGTCAAGAAAAAAATCCGGAGAGAGGGACAACCAGAATGCTTTATAAAGATAATCGTTCAAAGCTCCTTTGTTCAAACTTTTTATCCGGCTGAATTGCTTACAAAAGGTTTTATCGTCAGCAAAGGGTTCCAGTCTTTTCAACTCCTCAAGGTTTTTTAACCACTCCTCTCCTATTGCCTCGGTAATAAGACCTGAAAGGAGCGGATTAGATTCAAGAAGCCAGCGTCTCTGAGTAATGCCATTCGTTACATTCCGGAATTTCTCGGGTGTTATTTCACAAAAGTCCTTCAATAAGTCCTGTTTCAAAATGTCTGTATGGAGCGCTGACACGCCATTAACAGTGTGGCTGCCTACAACTGCGAGGCGTGCCATATGTATAACCCTCTCGCCATTGCCTGTAATAATGCTCGTTTTGCCCTTTCGTTCCGGTTCATCAGGAAACTGTTCTGAAACCTGAATAAGAAACCTTCTGTTAATCTCCTCTATAATCTGAAAGTGTCGGGGAAGAAGGTGGGCAAAAAGACCCTCGTACCAGGTCTCAAGCGCCTCAGGCAAAACCGTATGGTTTGTATAACCAAAGGTTCTTTTAGTTATAGCCCATGCATCATCCCAATAAATCCTGTCCTCATCAACAAGTATTCTCATCAGTTCGGCTATTGCAATCGAAGGATGCGTATCGTTGAGCTGTACGGCAACTTTATCGGGAAATTCCTTATAACTCTTATGGAATTTTTTATACCTCCTGATAATGTCTTTTAAGGTAGCGCTCACAAAAAAATACTGCTGTTTCAGTCTCAGTTCCTTGCCTGCTGCATACTGGTCACTGGGATAAAGCACTTTAGAAATGCTTTCGCTGTGACTTTTATCCTGAACAGCGCCAACGTAATCGCCGCTGTTAAAATACTCAAGGTTAAAATCTCTACTGGACTTTGCCGACCATAACCGTAGCGTATTTACCGTTTCATTCCGAAACCCCGGGACAGGATAATCGTAAGCCATAGCCATAACCTCTTCTCCACCCACCCATTTCATGCTGAACTTTCCGTTTGAGCTTGTACGAGTCTCAATTTCACCATAAAAATGAACCGGGTAGAGGAGTTCAGGTCGCGGCAGTTCCCATGGATTGCCGTATCTTAGCCAGTTATCAGGAGCTTCTACCTGAAAACCGTCTTTGATCCTTTGAAAAAATATGCCGTACTCATAGCGAATGCCGTAGCCGTATGCAGGATATTGAAGCGTGGCAAGGGAATCCAGATAACAGGCGGCAAGCCTTCCCAAGCCGCCATTGCCCAACCCGGCATCCCATTCATTCTCAAAAATATCTTCATAGGCAATCCCCAGGACATCCACGGCCTGTGAATATTCGTCAGACAAACCGAGATTGAGAATATAATTCCGTAACAGTCTGCCAAGAAGAAACTCGAGGGACAGATAATATACCCTTTTTGCATCAATATCGTAATATCTTTGCTGGGTTGTAATCCACCGTTCTACAAGCAGGTCACGGACGGAAAGGACAAGAGAATCGAATTTATCCCGTGAAGTGGCAGAGTACATATCCTTTGCAAGACCATAGGTAAGATTATTCAAAAGCGACTCGCGCAATGCTTCACTGTCTTTTTTCAATCAAACCCCCTTATTTATCATTTTAATATAAGAGATTATAATACCATGTTAGGGACATTGATACAAAAAAGTGTACGCCCTAACTTCCCGCAAATATTTCATATAGAACTCTTGAAGGCCTCCCATTCACCTCTTTCTTTCAACACTTCCCGATACACTTCCAGGGCATCATTCACTTTCGGCATCCCACCATAGGTGGCAAGCTGAAATATAGCTTCTGCAAGCTTTCTCGGATCGCAGCCCACATTCAAAGCACCGTTCAAATGGAGCTTCAATTCTTTTGTTGCCCCAAGGGCAGCAAGTATGGCACAGGCAACCAACTGTCTTTCGGGCAGAGTAAATACTGTCCTGGAATATAGGTTCCCTGTTATGAACATTGAGAGATCATTGGCAAGATCTTTGTCAAATTCCTTCCACATCAGGTATGGCGGGTCCATTTTTATGCCTTTACCAAAAAGCTTTTTTGCAGTTTCCTGTGTCTTTTTTCTTATTTCGTCATCCATGATTCATATCCTCCTATTCTTTTTTTACGTTTCCTTTATATTGAATTACCATCATAGTTATATCATCTGATTGAGGCATGTCTTGAACAAAATATTCTATTTCTTCCATTATTCCATCTATAATATCCTTTATAGATTCTTCCTTTAATCTTATAATCCCCTGCTCAAGCCTTTTATCCGAGAAAAATTCGCCATTTTTGTTCATAGCCTCGTTAACACCATCCGTATAGAGATATATGCTGTCGCCTGGCTCCAAGGTAAGCTTATCTATCGTGTACTTCGCATCATCTATAACACCCACAACAATCCCGCCGGTGCTTTTGATCATGCTTACCTCGCCTGTTTTCCTGATAATCAGGGGAGGATTATGCCCCCCGTTTGTATATTCCATTTCTCCGTTGCAAACATTCAAGATAGCACAAAATATTGTTACAAACATATTCGTATCATTGCCTACACACAATTCTTCATTAACCCTTGAAATAATTCGATCCGGAGTAAGTCCCACAGTAGCCTTTGACTTAATAAGCGTCTTTGTGACAGCCATGAAAAGGGAAGCAGGAATGCCCTTTCCTGAAACATCGGCAATAACAAAACAGAGGTGATCATGGTCTATCTGAAAGAAATCATAAAAATCACCGCCCACCTCTTTTGCCGGCCGTATCATTGCATAGATATCAAATTCCATCCTATCCGGGAATGGAGGGAACATCTTGGGAAGTATACTCATCTGTATATCATGCGCAACTTTTAATTCACTCTCCATCCTTTCCTTTAACGCAGTGGTCTCGGTAAGTTCTTCAATATAAGCCTTCAGCGATGTTTTCATATACCCGAATGCCTCTGTAAGCCTTCCGACTTCATCGCCCGATGTTACAACCGGCAACTCTATATCAAGATTGCCTGAGCCTATCCCTTCCGTTGCCTTCGCCATTGCCCTGAGCGGTCCTGTAATTGAGCGGGCAATATAGACTGTTGCTACAGCAAGAAGAAATATACCGCTAACCCCAAGAAAAAAAACTATTTTATTAAGCCTGACAATGTCTTCCATCAACTCATCCTGCGGAAAAAGAACAGCAAGAGACCAGCCGTTCGATTCGATCGGGACGTGCGTCATCCAGCACTCCT comes from Pseudomonadota bacterium and encodes:
- the tsaE gene encoding tRNA (adenosine(37)-N6)-threonylcarbamoyltransferase complex ATPase subunit type 1 TsaE, which codes for MEEKEFISKSPSDTWDIGEILGKIAKKGDLYTLYGELGAGKTQLVKGVARGIGVKDWQYVVSPSFTIMNIYEGNLNLCHVDLYRIDGNEVEGFALEEFLQEGIVVVEWAQRASWQDGVIRVKIEVVSEEERRITVNRP
- a CDS encoding PilZ domain-containing protein, whose translation is MDIRPGLPVKIVMNTDNIKEISDVRNSIIFDIIENKLIIAQTEPPVLKSRINKSVVLTYIVKENKEDVRYGFDANIINLTNDYELSADNKTPAVILLKKANPQPYNLRFFFRIDSTSNNGIDISIYRKPVNLIDISIGGAKISHNRELKLEPGRIIEIKLSIDGTVFDLNATVIRTWEPKEQTRVKSLEFVALEFINTSMQFKNMLGKKIFDIQRELRSKEIL
- the acpS gene encoding holo-ACP synthase encodes the protein MVGIDIIEVIRMKNIIDRHGDRFLNKVFTDDEIRYAGSKHRISESLAGRFAAKEAFIKAIGRKVPWKSINVLQSQGKPYIEYLGERYDGVSISHERAYAVSVVVI
- a CDS encoding zinc ribbon domain-containing protein gives rise to the protein MPIYEYECTDCGKRFEIFQRITDKPLSKCKFCKGPLSKLISSCSFRLKGTGWYATDYKKPVDAVGKKASSGNGEDHADTVETASAASTDTKSDAKSDTKSDAKTDTKTVTKTESASA
- the cimA gene encoding citramalate synthase, whose amino-acid sequence is MENSLCGLFIKHSGLIPNRWRKSLRVEFYDTTLRDGAQSEDIAFSLNDKLRISEKLDEFGMHYIEGGWPGSNPKDLQYFKEVKKLHLKNSKIVAFSSTMKLHSDPDEDEIIKAILDADTKYVTIVGKSWDLHVKDALKVTLDTNLKMIDKTIKYLKKHGKTVFFDAEHFFDGYKKNNVYAKKVIKTAEYAGADAIVLCDTNGGSMPYEIYDTVLKVRKTTDIQLGIHTHNDTEMAVANTLMAVKAGCSHIQGTINGYGERCGNANLCSIIPNIILKMNHTGIPREKVTHLRDLSLYVDEMANFKPDKHKPYVGNSAFAHKGGIHVSAIRKNAETYEHIKPELVGNTQRVLISDLSGESSILYKAKEFNIDIEKDRKLVKDVVKKVKDLEMYGYKFEGAEGSLELLMKKALGIHKKFFDLIGFKVIIDKKEKGHPVSEATIMVKVGDRIEHTAALGKGPVNALDAALRKALYKFYPVLKEMELIDYKVRVLTTQNGTGAVTRVLIESSDGKRTWSTVGVSENIIEASWRALVDSIDYKLLIDANE
- a CDS encoding L,D-transpeptidase family protein, translating into MSGFATVAAAHEKTNEAAVLPWMKTLFERKAGESDQILLIVGNNPELFSAKIYPFERRNNRWDLMLKPIDASIGRNGFALPDIKREGDGRTPSGVYALEYAFGYLPEMHTKMRYFQTTEDDVWVDDPDSVDYNKLVKRGHTKAASFEDMRRKDSMYKYGIVIAYNANPVVRGLGSAIFLHIWRGKRKPTSGCIAMSEETIISILDWLDPSRKPIVMMGIVDTLKDMLKK
- a CDS encoding NAD(P)H-hydrate dehydratase, translated to MKVLTPERMAKYDEYAIKTWGIPSAVLMENAGRNMYRLMKERYLEGKHRIAIFCGRGNNGGDGFVIARYALEAGYNVRVFILCKKKDLQSDAALNMGLYASIGGNIVEIDDTFALVKRGIQHADIIIDAIFGTGLSKPVTGREKAVIEQINESGKPVIAVDIPSGIDGKTGAPLGCAVRAIHTFTFAYPKIGQILYPGAYHTGKLTIIDISIPSFIEKKIGFDGYIIDGAMLKNALKERNPWSHKGTYGHAVVIAGSPGKTGAAHMASMAALKIGAGLVTLIIPESLNNIMEVKLTEVMTYPVADNGTGCFALSSYDRIKAFVEDKDVIIIGPGLSQNQETMELVRKLYVNIDKPFIVDADGINAFQGYVGIIGKAKRNAVFTPHPGELARLTGLSTKEINEDRIGAGRQFVKETGINLVLKGARTVVFSATGDIFINPTGNPALAKGGSGDILTGFIGGCASQGCSLVESSIAGVYLHGYLADDWVVASTDMDLIAGDLLAGLGKAIQDIRDGRERVYIEKSL
- a CDS encoding aspartate kinase, which produces MLVVQKYGGTSVADIERISNVAKRVIKYRKEGNDIVVVVSAMSGETDKLLNLASSISKNPDEREVDVLISTGEQVTSALLAITLKEMLCDAVSILGHQVKIVTDSSYTKARISRIEKDLIMSEIGKGKVIVVPGFQGVDENGNITTLGRGGSDTSAVALAAALNADLCEIYTDVDGVYTTDPNICDRARRLDRVSYEEMLEMASLGAKVLQIRSVEFAMRYNVPILVKSSFTDGEGTLVCKEVSDMEKMEVTGVTHNKNEVKITVSKVPDMPGVASKVFTALSDANVVVDVIVQNVSRDNCTDITFTVAKADGRKAFKLMEEVATKIGAEKVSLDEDIAKVSIIGLGMRSHAGIASKMFSVLAKEGINIEAITTSEIKISCVVEGKYGELAVRALHKAFGLDSEPVEEKLEG